The window GATGCAATGAGATGCAAATCATATCTCCAACTTAGAAGCAAACAGTACGGTTCAGAGTGATCTGGCATATTCGGCATATGGGCGTGTGTATTGGAGCAATTGAGGTTTTGCTGAGAGTGTCCAGCGGCAATACAACTACAAATGGATTACTTTCAAGAGATTAATGCATGCATGGATAGATCATGAAGAAGCCTGGTAGGTCTGGATTTTGGTGATGATGTGATAAGACTAGGATTTGATGGTCTTGGATAATGATGAGATAAAAAGCCTAGGTAAGCTAGGCCTTTTTTGCATGGTAATGGGTGTTGTCACATGAGTTTGAAGCGATAAGAATTGATGATGGGATCACAATATGCATGTCGTGTGAAAGGGTACTTCGAGATCTCAAAATGACGCATGTTGTTCCTCTTGTAAAAGTCTACAGGCATAAGGAGATTAGGGAGATTTTTGCCGAAATATATTAAAGACAATATTAGttattttgatattgtttttGGGAGTATATTCGGAAAAGGTCTCTATTGGATTGGCGATCAAGGAGACTTGCTATAAATACAAAGCTGCAAATAATAAAAAGCCCCctccaaatcaacacacaaattaacttctcaacaaccttgagattttttcctctaTCCCTTTCttctcgccaacacatcttcagtttggatagacaacattgtgaaggcaaccggcgacatCTTCAATTTAGATAGACATCATtggagccgtagaatcagctgactgaggagcaccttcagtttggatagacaacACTGCTTCGAGACTGACTGgtatttatccaagtcttggtCAACAAAgattttcgagtccttgttggtaggggtcatctcatcagccttctcggcgaagtgaggtgttacaggttactacattcggcacaatgaaagccgaatttgaaattgaatttcgcagaactagcaactttgtcttcaggctctagaacccgaaggccgagacgtgttccttcctcgaccgcagtcacaagatcaagaagttagcaTTGCGCCCAACttcacatcaacatattttactcccagGCCGAACTTGGCCTGCAAattggcacgccccgcacacaaccgaatgacgtagttagctaattaattattCGGCATGCGCACCACGTAGACTTGGTAGTTTCTAGGGTCAACACATACCATGTCAACCGAACTATTTGGCATACCAAAAGTTTCGCACGGTAATGGTAATCAATTTTACAATACCTAAAGTTTGGTATGGTACTTGGTACGGTAACTGTACCGAAACCATCCCTAGAGATGAATGTGCAAAATGCCCAAGTGATGCCATCATCAATAATTAGAGTGTGGAACTTCAGACAACAGTATTAAAAACGTTCTCTTGTTATTGTCCAACTAAGAAAGACTTTTGAGATCGTATCAATGTTTTAAGTCCAAACTAAACCAGTTACAATGATAGGATCATCTAGGATTGCTACCACCCTTTATTGTGGAATAAAAATAATCAACATTCAAAATGTTTGTTatgaggatggatgacccacatGAGGAAATAAGCAtcgttcattgttttttttttcagccaaCCAATGTTGAAGATCTTGTTAGCCTACTTTCACATTTCATGGCCTTAACAGGAAACgatatttttttctatataaaGGCCTATTAGCTCACAAGAAGAAAACATACAATCTCTTGTTTCCATTTGTAATTTCCATTTGATAATAAGAGAGATTACTACATCTACCCCAAGGACGTAGACACATTTGCCGAACcttgtaaatattgtgtcttatttactttattcCACTGCACCCATACCATCGATTTCACAACAATGTTTGATAACAACTTTGTTTTACAATTTTTCAGTTTCCCTGTTTTGACAATTGAACACTTGTTGGTAATTTttatcagtttttattttttaaataaacaaaaatcaattCCAAAATGGAGCCAAATTTTGAATTCTCCATAAATAATTctagttttcatttttgacaaacaaacaaaaatttgtttCCATTTCTTCACACCCGTTAATAGTTCaccaatattatattataattgGAAGGTAAAAGAGTCACACATCGGTAAAAGGAGAAACTTTGTAAgtatttataatatattaggctactcttcatattgccaattggtttaaTGGTGAATCCTCAACTGTCgtcatggtattagagcaagGTAGCCAACATGTGAAGCCCAACAATCACATGTGCTGCTCGTCACTTAATTTATCTTGTTTATGTGTTtagcttgaaaattcgccacatgtGAGGGAGTGTGTGAGAATGTGAACGTAAAAGAGTCTCATATAGGTGAAAGGAGAAACATTGTAAGGGCTTATAAAATGTTGGACTACTTCTCATATTGACAATTAGTTTTAtagtagaacctcaactttcatTCTATGACCTCAAGTTTACAATTTAACCCccaaaaaatgtcattttcgtaGTTCCACCTGAAACGAATACTAAAAAagcttacaaaaaaaatttctaataattttttttctttaataaaaataaaaaattgaaatgattatcaaactatagataaaataaaaggaaaactaatgaaaatggcttgaaaactgtgagttttaacaaaaatgacaaaataaagggtaaagtgaatagtaccgagattgactttttagtgtaaaaatgtgatttttcgttaaaataaacagtaccaagagcttttcattaaagttctctAAAATAAAACCCTATCCGACAAGAACAACTTCTCTTGATCTGGAAATGGCCTTATTCATTTACCCCATGGGTCAACTGGAAACCCAAAATTATGATCTGGGCTTTTTTCGACTTTGGGTCTAAATTTATGATTTAGTTTCatttgttttgaaaattcatgttttggACTTGGTTTTCAACAACAAGAAGTGGTTTTCCTAATGCACTGCCTTTTCTCTCCTGTCAAATTTGGTGTGTGCTGTTTTCGTTACATGTTAAATCCCATTCCTTCCTTTCCACCAATTGTCAGCTTTGGAACACTGTATAATATTCCATCTTTCAGGTTTCATATGATCATATTatcaatttttccaaaaaactCAAATAACAAATTTACACGGTTCTTTCCGTCATAACCTTTAAGAATTTGTCTATAAAACTTAGAAGTGTTTAATATAAACATCTCAGATAGTCATCATATTAAATACACATATTCACATAAATTATATCTAACCTTCAGATGGTGATCATATCGAACTGAGACAAAAtcgaacaaaacaaaaagctgAATCGAACCGAACagtaatttcggttcggttttttattttgacaaaaaacggAAGCAATTAAAACCAAACCCACCCCTAATTATAACCAATTCCAAAATTTAGACTTATCTTTGTCGTTGTAAAAGCTTTAACAACGTTTGCCCAGAAaccctccatttttttcttgtgcatgttttttttttttttttttttaataaacgatgttatttacactaagggtgtaataagcctcataatgagctagcaataatgtggtttaaatttacctttgacgagaatcgaacctaagacctctcacttacaagtaaaaaagaatacaaCTAGACTATGTTACTAAATAACAAACCTTCAGATGTGAGGATTCTAATTAAGCAACTCCCTTTTCAAGGAGATGAGGATTTGGAAGGGAACTTTACTAAAAGAAAGTGAGGTCGTGGTATTAGAAATTACATAACTAGAAACagcaaataataataaagataattttatcaaaatacTATTCATCCACAAGCTTTACGATTTGAGGAAAtaacacaaattaaacaaattaaaaaggaaCATTGCTGCAATTTACACAGTAGTAGACTGAAAattgtcccttttttttctttgtttgtctgtggttgtttgataactatttcagtcttcattttgatttttttttttttttggtgagcTTTCATAATttgcctttattttttttagtttaaaaaataatagaaaattaaaacccaaaaaaataaatatagtgATCAAATGTGTCCTAGTTGTTGAGCCCTTACATGACGGCGTAAGTTCAAATCCcgtcggtggctaatctaacaaaatccatcgtttgacaaaaaaaaaatgtccaaGTTGTTTACTATgccattttattttctagtttatttaatgatattttgGCACTCACGTAATAAGAGGGtaaaatcttttaaaacaatgaaaattgaaTTATTCGTTGTTAtttaatatttcaaaacaatatAATGCATCTATAAAAGAATGAATTGATGAATCTATCTAGCTAGACTACtactctttttcttcttatattttgtcctaattaaacaaacaccaaaaagaAATACACTTTAAAATGATATAAGTTACCCTAACACAGTACTAAACAGAAGCCTTGCAATCGTGTGTACTTCTTAATATCGCAATATTATCTCACTAATAATCTTTAAACTGTCAAAAAAATGTGATATACCAAAAGAGAGAACAAGAACATGTCAACAAAGTGTCCTAAAAAAGACTTAAAACGTAGCAAACATGTCTTTTTAAAATcacattttccttttctccCTTTTTACTTTTTCAAGAACAACCCATTTCGTGGTCCAATACAAAAAAATCCCCCCCAAAATTCCATAAAGCATCTTTTTTACCCGGATGATCCGTATCCACTTTTGCAGCCCATCACCCCACTTTTATCTTTAACCCCTTACGATTGGATTGGAGACTTTGGACTTTGGAGTCCTTGGACCAAAAAAAGCATACCACAAActtccatttcttcttcttcttcttcttcttcttcttcttcttttattaCTTCTATACACACAAAATACTGCAcgtccatatatatatatatatatatatatatatatatacacacacacacacttatatacatatatatgtctTGTCACGTGCGAGGACACGATAAGTGACAAAAGCTCGGAAGGGGCACAATGGTGACTTGTGTCgatctagggttagggtttttgctACAAGACGAAAACCAAAACCAATACCATTTTACGAGTACGACAAGGATATTCCAAATTCTAATTCTATATTAATTTTCATCACCTTACCTCTTCACAGACACTTGAAATAGATCTCTGTCTCAGTGTTCACACTCGCAGAGTTTTTAAATCACCcccaaaattaataaattaacaGACATAAGGTCAGAGAAAATTGCCATACATGTAACCTGTGGCTGTGGAAATAATGATTTGGTCAAAGTTTTATGAAAGTCACAAAAAGGGTGTTTATTAGCAAATTAAAGAAAGTTATGTTTATGTATGGAAACCAAAAACTACTGGCCAACAAGTGGAGATATGGGAAAGatcgaaagagagagaaagagtgatGTGAGCATGCAATAAATGAAAGgagaagaattagggttttaaggGGTTTGATCAGAGAAACTTAAAGTGGGAAAAGGCAAAGGTTTCTCGTccagagaaggagaagaagaagcataGAAGCATTGATAGAAACACATCAAACCCTTATTTTTCAGTCAGTTTCTATTACATTTCGCTTTCATCGAAAACCCcgctcttttcttgtttttttctctctttatttctcatatttttaaaaactacaacacgTCCTCGTGTATTTGTACGAATGTATTTGTTTTTTTCCAGCGCGGAGTACTGACACAGTTTTCATAGAAAACGAGAAATAGAGATTGCAACCTTGATCAAACGACATGATGGCTTCCTCTATATTCAGttagtatatatatactttTCTGCTTTCACGAAAATAGTCACGACTGATGAgatgataataataattattattattattatggttTTGATCATCGTTTGTTTTTTAACAACGAATTGTCTTGCAGTTGCGTGTCAGCTGCTTTTTCATATTTAACTATTATTTTtacatctattttttttttcttctcaattttctctttatttttttgttattaaactGAGTATTTTCCAAAGTTTCTTATGTGATTCAGAGCATCCTATATACTGCAGGATTTTTAAGCATTAATGATCAAGTAGTAAACTAAAAACTCTATAACCCGCAATACAAGGTATGTACACCAGAGTATACTAAAAATTTTCATTCCGATATCACATACACTCACACTTGTACGTATAAGCCATTAATGGGTCGACTGATCAGAGAAATTGAGCCCTAGAGCAAATTTTCAAAGAAACAGACTGTAAAATTCTcagctttctttctctctctttctctcacagAGGCATTAATGTAACTGAAACATTCAGGGATGACAACCAGAAACTGCAGAgcagaaagaaaggaaagaaagactCAACAATCGAGACCAGCAATAAATTGCGTCACTGAAGATATATAGATCAAACAActaaatcaaaaacaaaaaaacatggcCATTTAATTTGAACTCAACTCAAAATTTAAGATATCCACTAAAGTTAATTATATATACAGAGAGATCAGAGTAGTAGTACTCGATCACAGACACCCACACGCACGCAAACACAGGACACTTTTGATCATCACTTCATCAGCAATATAGATCATCCTAAAACTCCATCTCATCTCAGCAGACCCAAAATGCAATCAAACGATAAAACTGAAAAATGtaaagtaataaaaataaaacctttTAAAAAGCTCTAATGTGGGATTTGGTGACTAATGAGAGCTAGAACTAACATCTGGATGGAGGCATGAGGTGGAGTCCTAAATCATCCTTCTCCAAAATCAAACGAGCCTTGCTGGCCTCCATCATGTTGTTCCCATGGTGATTATTCGAGCCGTACTCCTCCGGGTGCAATCGTTTCTTCGAATGAAGCAGCGGCACCCCAAAAAGCTTAGTGTTCTTGCACCCATTGTTACCGCTCGGAGGCTGCTGGTGGTGGTCTTCGAGAATAGTGACTGAGGAGCTCTTCGACGTGGTGTTGCTCATCGGACTGGAAGAGTTCATGATATGATGAGGGTTTTGTTTGGCATTAGGTGGAGGAGCAGCCGGATAGTACCCTAGAAGTTGGTTTAAATTACCATTAGGACCATTATGTTTAGGAGGCTGTGGGTTGCAGAGAAGCATGGAAGAAGGGTATGAGTTGCTCGGAGCCACCGGCTTGACATGGTTCTGAACAAAGTAGATGATGTCGTTGTAGAGTTTTCTCATATGTGCCAGCTCAGACATTAGCATGGTGTTGCTCCTCCGCAGCCTCTCGTTGTCCTCCGCCAAACCCGCCACCGTGGTATTATTATTGTTAATATTCATGAAATTATTGTTGTTAGAGTTAATGTTTGTGTTAATACCTCCCGTTGGGGATAAGAGAGGAGGGGAGTCCGAATCGCACCAGTTGGGCTGCTCGTCCGAGTCGGAGGGCGAGATGCTGCCGGGACTTGGGAAGGGGAAAAAGCcaggatggtggtggtggccatTCATGCCGAGCTgggagtggtggtggtggtggctgaGACCCACCTGATGTGGCTGAGCTGTTTTTCTCCGGTGGATCTCGCACAGCAAATGCTTCTCTCCCTTTTTGAAGAACTCGTTCGCAAACTCCCATCTGTCCGGAACAATCTTcctaaaaccctagaaaataTCCCAAAAACGAACTAAATAAACCCcataaacaaaaaagcagaTAGATAtaaacaaattcgtaagattaCTATTATGTGAAGAGATTTTATGAGATGAGATGATTACATAGGTGTTGAGCTGGCGGACGAAGCTTGAGAAGTTGTTGTGCTTGAAGTAGTTGGGAAGGAGGTCGCGGGCGAACTCGGGAGGGCGCCAGACGACGAAGGTCGTGTCGTCGTCGCCCCACGAGACGATGTGGTCGGTAGCGGGGTCGTCGACGAGCTGGTAGGTTTTGGTCAGGAACGGCGCCGGGACCGACTTGTGGGAGTCCAGAGAGAGCAGTATGCCCTCGCAGTTGTCTATCATCAACGCCATTGAAAAAGCTTTCAAAACTTTAGAGAGAGATAAGGAAAGAGGAGAGAAGATCTGATGAGGAAATGAAGAcacagacagagagagagagagagagagagagagagagagagagagagagagagagaggaatgaaTGTCTGTTGTGAGTGTGTGTGAGAAGCTTGGGGGGATAAAAATGTTGGAGAAAAGGGGATGGTTGTGGTGGTACTAGTAGTAGTAGTAATACTGTGTTTATTTTGcttttcgttttttgttttatccgtttcttttgtttataatatttattggaaaataataataatttagaaatgATATATGTGATATTATAAAACTTTGAGTGCTAATGGGAAGGGATCTTCTTGGGATCTCTTCCTTCTAATCCACCAAATTAAGGAATTAGTgttgttaaaatttgatcaaacagctaaagttattataacttttaaactgGTTCTctgtttgtagctgttggatcaaatttcaacagcatAGATCtcctgatttggtggattaagaGGAAGGGATATAGAGAGGGTCCCTTTCCCTGATAGTTTACTTActtttttatatcatatttgtaaattatgtaatgtgttactaataaaaaataatagcaCATATTTGTAAATTATGTGATGTGTTACTAATAAATTATGTGATGTGTTAAAACTTACCATATTAGTAATTATAGCACATCTATTATTTATGTTACCATTCGAATTCTTTACCCATCCAtaataaatgtattttttttgtgcTCCAATCATATTAATAGatacaaatttaataaaaattcaaattcttattattaaaaaaactcaaaacaaaacaaaaacaatttatacATAACTTTCGGTACCTTATTTTACTTATAGGTTCGGAAGTATCGGTATATAAGTTTCGGTACGAATGTATCAGTACATAACTTTAGGTACCTTATTTTACTCATAGGTATAGAATTATCGGTACGTAAGTTTCGGTACAAATGTATTAGTACATAACTTTCGGTACAAATGTATTAGTACGTAACTTTCAATACAAATGTATCGATACGTAACTATAATATCTAAACATACATATGTACGTAATATGCATATACATAAATGTGGAGAAATTTATgcacaatgaaaaatatatgtaatatatgataaataacatttttattatttatgggaAATCAATGTATAACCTACAAACAAAAATCTCAATAATTATCACAACCTATTTAATAttcaaaaattacaattaaatgtTAAGGATtagaattaatttttaatcttaaacaAGGTTTTATTCAAAAAGTAATCTTAGACAAGGATTAAAATAGAATTTTCTGTTAAATATATAATCTCTCTAAAATTACTGTAAAATTTTTGCTTCCCTCCTCGGTTATGTTATGTGTGAGAGAGAATATGTCTCCGTCTGACTAGGACTGTAAAATAAGGGCCTTTCAAGACAAACCCGTGAccctcttccttctctctcctctctctctctaactctttCCTTCTCTCTCATACACTGGCTTTGTACTGACAATCGATCCCGCTCGCACCCACTTAAAAATTAGGCACAGGGAGGAGGAAGATGGTGCAGGAGTACTACTGTACCCCTTGTCTTTGTTAAAGGACAATACTACCCCTCTCCCTCCCCACCATCCTTTGCATGGTCTCATTGGTTACTAGTTTTTAATTAGTTAGTAAGCTATAAGCTGTAGAGGcatttccatatatatatatatatatatatatatatatatatctatgcgCTTTCTCTTTTGTTAGGCCTCAGCTTGTGTAGTGCCTCCTATGGTAGTTCTGATGATTCTGCTTCTTCTGCTAGCTTCTGCCAATCTGCAAATCTGCTTTAGTGTTAGTGGTAGTACCATATCATTTAATGCAACCCTAAGATGCATAGCATTGCTTGCATGTATGTATGCCCAGATCATGTCTAGTCATATATATTCAAACAGTTCTCAGATTAATTTTGACATTGGACTTGCATTGTCTAATACAGGTGAGATAGTTAATGTAGGGTTTTCTCTAACGCACGTAGTATAAAAAGGATAAACTTGACTGGATGTGGAGCAATCAATCGATTGACAGGATGCAGTTAATATACCGATTGCTTACAAAATTTGTCCAACGTTGTAGAACTTCTCCTTTAATATGA of the Pyrus communis chromosome 1, drPyrComm1.1, whole genome shotgun sequence genome contains:
- the LOC137711513 gene encoding heat stress transcription factor B-4-like; its protein translation is MALMIDNCEGILLSLDSHKSVPAPFLTKTYQLVDDPATDHIVSWGDDDTTFVVWRPPEFARDLLPNYFKHNNFSSFVRQLNTYGFRKIVPDRWEFANEFFKKGEKHLLCEIHRRKTAQPHQVGLSHHHHHSQLGMNGHHHHPGFFPFPSPGSISPSDSDEQPNWCDSDSPPLLSPTGGINTNINSNNNNFMNINNNNTTVAGLAEDNERLRRSNTMLMSELAHMRKLYNDIIYFVQNHVKPVAPSNSYPSSMLLCNPQPPKHNGPNGNLNQLLGYYPAAPPPNAKQNPHHIMNSSSPMSNTTSKSSSVTILEDHHQQPPSGNNGCKNTKLFGVPLLHSKKRLHPEEYGSNNHHGNNMMEASKARLILEKDDLGLHLMPPSRC